From Pseudoalteromonas rubra, one genomic window encodes:
- the ald gene encoding alanine dehydrogenase, translating into MIIGVPKEIKNHEYRVGMVPASVRELINHGHQVIVETNAGIGIGFTDEDYVQVGAEIRDTAAQVFEQADMIVKVKEPQAVERAMLREDQILFTYLHLAPDLPQTEDLVKSGAICIAYETVTDNRGGLPLLAPMSEVAGRMSIQAGAQALEKSNLGRGMLLGGVPGVEPAKVVVIGGGMVGRNAAQMAVGMGADVTILDRNIDVLRSLNAQFGSQAKVIYSTVDALEKHVVEADLVIGGVLIPGAAAPKLVTAEHIKAMKPGAAIVDVAIDQGGCIATSKATTHAEPTYIVDDVVHYCVANMPGAVPRTSTFALNNATLPYIIKLANQGYKEALLSDEHFLNGLNVIKGQITCKEVAEGFNMEYVEARAALANA; encoded by the coding sequence ATGATTATTGGTGTACCTAAAGAGATAAAAAACCACGAGTACCGTGTTGGTATGGTTCCAGCGAGTGTTCGTGAACTGATTAATCACGGCCACCAGGTAATAGTTGAAACAAATGCAGGTATCGGCATTGGTTTCACTGACGAAGATTATGTTCAGGTTGGTGCAGAAATCCGTGACACAGCGGCACAGGTTTTCGAGCAAGCTGACATGATCGTTAAAGTAAAAGAGCCACAGGCTGTTGAGCGCGCAATGCTACGTGAAGACCAAATTCTATTCACTTACTTGCACCTTGCACCTGATTTGCCTCAGACAGAAGATCTGGTTAAGAGCGGCGCAATCTGTATCGCATACGAAACGGTTACTGACAACCGTGGTGGTTTACCATTATTAGCACCTATGTCAGAAGTTGCTGGTCGTATGTCAATCCAGGCAGGTGCGCAGGCACTTGAAAAGTCAAACCTGGGTCGCGGCATGCTATTAGGTGGCGTACCAGGTGTTGAACCAGCGAAAGTTGTTGTGATCGGTGGTGGTATGGTTGGCCGTAACGCAGCACAAATGGCTGTTGGTATGGGTGCTGACGTAACAATCCTTGATCGTAACATCGACGTTCTGCGTAGCCTAAACGCACAGTTTGGCAGCCAGGCTAAAGTTATCTACTCAACAGTTGATGCGCTAGAGAAGCACGTTGTTGAAGCCGACCTAGTGATCGGTGGTGTTCTAATTCCAGGCGCAGCTGCTCCTAAATTAGTTACAGCTGAGCACATCAAAGCAATGAAGCCTGGTGCAGCAATCGTTGACGTTGCTATCGACCAGGGTGGTTGTATCGCAACTTCTAAAGCAACAACACACGCAGAACCAACTTACATCGTTGACGATGTTGTTCACTATTGTGTAGCAAACATGCCAGGCGCAGTACCACGCACTTCTACGTTTGCTTTGAACAACGCAACACTGCCTTACATCATCAAGCTTGCAAACCAGGGCTACAAAGAGGCGCTATTGTCTGACGAGCACTTCCTGAATGGTCTGAACGTTATTAAGGGTCAGATCACATGTAAAGAAGTCGCTGAAGGCTTTAATATGGAATACGTTGAAGCACGTGCAGCGCTTGCCAACGCATAA
- a CDS encoding agmatine deiminase family protein, with protein sequence MSFTLLPEWATQDAVMLTWPHQNTDWADILPQVEPVYIALCQQITQVEKVVIVANNVELKAHIKQKLTEADVDMTQIVFVDAPCNDTWARDHGPLTTQDASGRLSIKDFTFNGWGNKFAAELDNQINAHLHAKVVNPQNHYEAIDLVLEGGGIEIDEAGTLLTTSECLLNPNRNPHLTKTELEQKLSEILGAKQFLWVDHGFLAGDDTDSHIDTLVRFAPNNTLVYVSCDDPKDAHYEALSAMETQLKSFRTPQGQPYNLIALPWPKAVFNDEGERLPATYANYLIINDTVLMPLYGDDNDARALTQLQSAHPERTVIGIDCLPIIHQFGSLHCITMQLPAGFLKQD encoded by the coding sequence ATGAGTTTTACACTTTTACCCGAGTGGGCAACACAAGACGCCGTGATGCTCACCTGGCCACATCAAAATACTGACTGGGCAGACATATTACCCCAGGTTGAACCCGTTTATATCGCCTTGTGTCAGCAGATCACTCAAGTTGAGAAGGTCGTTATTGTTGCGAACAATGTCGAGCTGAAAGCACATATAAAACAGAAGCTAACAGAAGCAGATGTCGACATGACACAAATTGTGTTCGTGGATGCCCCCTGTAACGATACCTGGGCGCGTGATCATGGACCACTGACTACGCAAGACGCGTCAGGTCGACTCTCCATAAAAGACTTCACCTTTAATGGTTGGGGTAACAAGTTTGCAGCTGAGCTTGACAATCAGATTAATGCGCACCTGCACGCTAAGGTGGTTAATCCCCAAAATCACTATGAAGCTATTGACCTGGTGCTTGAAGGCGGTGGGATTGAAATCGACGAAGCTGGCACTTTGTTAACCACGTCTGAGTGCTTGCTTAACCCAAATCGTAATCCGCACCTGACTAAAACCGAGCTAGAGCAAAAACTGAGCGAGATTTTAGGTGCCAAACAGTTTCTCTGGGTAGACCATGGCTTCCTGGCCGGTGATGATACCGACAGTCACATTGATACACTGGTCCGCTTTGCCCCTAATAATACGTTGGTGTACGTCAGCTGCGACGATCCAAAAGATGCGCATTATGAAGCCCTCAGTGCGATGGAGACACAACTGAAGTCATTCCGTACGCCACAAGGCCAGCCATATAACCTGATCGCCCTGCCCTGGCCTAAAGCCGTATTCAATGATGAAGGCGAGCGTTTGCCGGCCACATACGCAAATTATCTGATCATCAACGATACCGTTTTGATGCCGCTTTACGGCGATGACAACGACGCCCGCGCACTGACTCAATTGCAAAGCGCACACCCGGAGCGCACCGTCATTGGCATTGACTGCCTGCCTATTATTCATCAGTTTGGCAGCCTCCACTGTATCACAATGCAGCTACCCGCCGGATTTTTAAAACAGGACTAA
- a CDS encoding PilZ domain-containing protein encodes MHSDLKDTFEQYFQIAESNQINLYPVDANMVPKSQAQLEAAIPPLFRLANEINELDLNALRPLRNLGDVASDLAAYLQAQSRKIDLIMSHILATEQPEDELLRCDSYGGGGIIATLEQDYDLGQNFRTKVFLQHEASAIFCYARVIDKEALDSGFRYTLAFTQIRDNDQELLVRASLHAQTRQLKKRQSPDENEQNS; translated from the coding sequence ATGCATAGCGACCTTAAAGACACTTTCGAGCAATATTTTCAGATTGCCGAATCTAACCAGATTAACCTGTACCCTGTTGACGCCAACATGGTGCCCAAAAGTCAGGCTCAACTAGAAGCTGCCATTCCGCCTCTGTTCAGACTCGCAAACGAAATTAATGAACTGGACCTAAACGCGCTTAGACCACTGCGAAACCTGGGTGATGTCGCCAGCGATCTGGCTGCGTATCTGCAAGCACAGTCACGTAAAATCGACCTGATCATGAGTCATATTCTGGCCACGGAACAACCTGAAGATGAACTACTCAGATGTGACAGTTATGGTGGTGGTGGCATCATAGCCACACTAGAACAAGACTACGACCTTGGCCAGAATTTCAGAACCAAAGTATTCTTACAACATGAAGCCAGCGCCATATTTTGTTATGCCCGGGTGATTGACAAAGAAGCGCTTGATTCGGGCTTTCGTTATACCCTGGCCTTCACTCAAATTCGCGATAACGATCAGGAACTGTTGGTTCGCGCCAGCTTGCATGCCCAAACCCGGCAGCTAAAAAAGCGTCAGTCACCTGACGAAAATGAACAAAATAGCTGA
- a CDS encoding HDOD domain-containing protein: MAISLTQQEKLILKTVNIPPRPQALLQFSEEAKLQEPNITKISDILQSDVAISAAILQVVNSAAFRRSREIDSIEQAVMVLGLKRLIPLVKAVALKSSVDLPAALSDFWETQSDIGQHASAICNRLNRPALANHAYMLGLFHGVGIPILCQHFDDYQNVLDKAQTDGWTEASQFEFAQYHTSHGTIGALLAQQWRLPKIVINVIYYQHDVDGILTSGELDSIGNDLLSILKIARHKSYLATTPVSEQNPEWQVIKDDVMDYLDISDEELDELWGESSE; this comes from the coding sequence ATGGCCATATCTCTCACCCAGCAAGAAAAACTCATTTTAAAAACGGTCAATATTCCTCCAAGACCACAAGCACTGTTGCAGTTTTCAGAAGAAGCTAAGCTCCAGGAACCCAACATCACCAAAATTTCAGATATATTACAAAGCGATGTGGCGATCAGTGCTGCTATTTTACAGGTGGTGAATTCAGCCGCCTTTCGTCGCAGCCGCGAAATTGACTCCATTGAACAAGCTGTCATGGTCCTGGGTTTAAAGCGGCTCATTCCGTTAGTTAAAGCTGTGGCTTTAAAGTCCTCGGTTGATTTACCTGCTGCACTAAGTGATTTCTGGGAAACGCAATCCGATATTGGTCAACATGCTTCTGCCATTTGTAACCGCCTTAACCGGCCTGCACTGGCAAATCACGCGTACATGCTTGGTTTATTCCATGGTGTTGGGATCCCCATTTTATGCCAGCACTTTGATGACTATCAGAACGTGCTGGATAAAGCACAGACAGACGGCTGGACCGAAGCCAGTCAATTTGAGTTTGCCCAGTATCACACCAGCCATGGCACCATAGGTGCGTTGCTCGCTCAACAGTGGCGCCTGCCAAAAATCGTGATTAACGTTATTTACTACCAACATGACGTAGACGGTATACTCACGTCCGGGGAGTTGGATAGCATTGGTAATGACCTGCTGTCTATTTTAAAAATCGCCCGCCATAAATCCTATTTAGCAACAACCCCAGTAAGTGAACAGAATCCGGAGTGGCAAGTGATCAAAGACGATGTCATGGATTATCTGGATATTTCTGACGAAGAGCTCGACGAGTTGTGGGGTGAATCATCAGAGTAG
- a CDS encoding carbon-nitrogen hydrolase: MSNNTLKVALVQHSNSADLQNNLDKSIAGIRDAAAQGAKLVVLQELHRSLYFCQTEDTDLFDLAETIPGPSSDVFCQLAKELNLVIVASLFEKRATGLYHNTAVVFETDGSIAGQYRKMHIPDDPGFYEKFYFTPGDMGFSPIQTSVGKLGVLVCWDQWFPEGARLMAMAGADMLIYPTAIGWDPRDEQDEQIRQRDAWMIAQRAHAVSNGLPVLSVNRVGHEADPSGQSEGIQFWGNSFVAGPQGELLAHGSESEEQLLVVELDQSRSESVRRIWPYLRDRRIDHYQDLCKIYRD, translated from the coding sequence ATGAGTAACAACACGTTGAAAGTCGCACTGGTTCAGCACAGTAATAGCGCCGATTTACAAAACAACCTGGATAAGTCCATTGCCGGGATCCGCGATGCAGCGGCTCAGGGCGCGAAACTCGTGGTATTACAAGAGCTGCACCGCAGCCTGTATTTTTGTCAGACTGAAGACACCGACCTGTTTGACCTGGCTGAGACTATTCCGGGCCCAAGCAGCGATGTATTTTGTCAGCTTGCCAAAGAGCTAAACCTGGTAATTGTCGCTTCGCTTTTCGAAAAACGTGCAACCGGCTTGTATCACAATACAGCAGTTGTCTTTGAAACCGATGGCAGTATTGCCGGTCAGTATCGAAAAATGCACATTCCTGACGATCCGGGCTTTTATGAAAAATTCTATTTTACACCAGGCGACATGGGCTTTTCGCCTATCCAAACCTCTGTAGGTAAACTGGGTGTATTGGTATGTTGGGATCAATGGTTCCCGGAAGGCGCGCGCTTAATGGCCATGGCCGGTGCTGATATGCTGATTTACCCGACTGCAATAGGTTGGGACCCTCGCGACGAGCAGGACGAACAAATTCGTCAGCGCGACGCCTGGATGATCGCACAACGCGCCCATGCCGTATCTAACGGTTTGCCCGTTTTAAGTGTTAACCGTGTTGGCCACGAAGCCGACCCAAGCGGCCAAAGTGAAGGGATCCAGTTCTGGGGTAACTCCTTTGTCGCAGGGCCACAGGGCGAGCTACTAGCACATGGCAGCGAATCTGAAGAACAACTTTTGGTGGTTGAACTTGATCAGAGCCGCAGTGAGTCCGTCAGACGAATTTGGCCATACCTGAGAGATCGTCGTATCGACCACTATCAGGACCTATGCAAAATTTACCGGGATTAA
- the mfd gene encoding transcription-repair coupling factor — protein sequence MATAQWNKLPWVKSQKDKIHWGQLVGSSMSIAISEGVRQHDALVVVVTPDTPSALRLETELGYLLGEDKVHVFPDWETLPYDHFSPHQDIISQRLASLNSLRHQHQGVLLLPVSTLMLRTAPPEFIYGSALQFKVGDSLDAQKLKETLAQAGYRNVQQVMEHGEFAVRGSIIDLFPMGSTTPFRLDFFDDELDSIRLFDIETQRSSEQIKSIDLLPAHEFPTNDEDIERFRIAYRETFGASSEQDSVYMQVTRGNWPAGIEYYLPLFYEEIATIFDYLPEQAVFMHLGDIEQAASEFWLDVNNRYENRRVDPLRPLLEPVRLYQNVETLFEGFSRYPRIRLSEASLGTKAGHTNLSASLVTDVRVDHKQTDPFKPLLDYITVQKKNKGRVLFSVESDGRRESLMTLLKPSGLKLKEFDNFAHFASARNDVGLIVSPLERSVMLDGNKPLSILTEQELLGIKVSQRRRRKHKYDQGQDALIRNLAELKEGQPIVHLDHGVGRYLGLQTIDAAGVATEFVTIIYANDAKLYVPVSALHMLSRYSGGEEASAPLHKLGSDVWEKAKRRAAEKVRDVAAELLDIYAKRQSKPGHLFKLDGQAYREFSDTFPFEETDDQRNAIDAVLGDMQTPLAMDRLVCGDVGFGKTEVAMRAAFVAINDNKQVAVLVPTTLLAQQHYENFRDRFASLPIEVGVLSRFNSTKEQKDTLDKLENGQLDIVIGTHKLLQQSIKYRDLGLLIVDEEHRFGVRQKEKIKQLRADVDILTLTATPIPRTLNMAMSGMRDLSIIATPPAKRLAVKTFVQERNDEVIREAILREIKRGGQVYFLHNNVETIDKTAADIAALVPEASIAIAHGQMREKELEQLMSDFYHQKHNVLVCTTIIETGIDIPSANTIIMDRADKLGLAQMHQLRGRVGRSHHQAYAYLLTRNSQTLTKDAVKRLQAIESLEDLGAGFALATHDLEIRGAGELLGDEQSGQIQTVGFTLYMEMLEQAVQALKDGKEPTLENLLQQQSDVDLKIPALLPDDYIHDVNMRLSMYKRIASANDEDTQDELKVELIDRFGLLPDAAKNLFSIQLLKSKAAKLGITKVEANQKGGYFEFSASTTVNPTFIIALIQSNPTVYRMEGASKLRFNIEEKNGQERLKLVNAMIDDFQKKAVA from the coding sequence ATGGCAACAGCGCAGTGGAACAAACTTCCCTGGGTCAAATCGCAAAAGGATAAAATCCATTGGGGCCAGCTGGTCGGTAGCAGTATGTCCATTGCCATCAGTGAAGGCGTCAGACAACATGATGCATTGGTTGTGGTGGTGACACCTGATACGCCAAGCGCATTGCGCCTTGAGACTGAGTTAGGTTACTTACTGGGTGAAGACAAAGTTCATGTTTTCCCCGACTGGGAAACCTTACCCTACGATCACTTTTCACCCCATCAGGATATCATTTCGCAGCGCCTTGCCAGCCTGAATTCCCTGCGTCATCAGCATCAGGGCGTATTATTACTGCCTGTGTCCACGTTAATGTTGCGCACTGCACCACCTGAATTTATTTATGGCAGTGCCTTACAGTTTAAGGTTGGCGACTCACTGGATGCGCAAAAGCTCAAAGAAACGCTGGCTCAGGCCGGATACCGTAACGTACAGCAAGTGATGGAACACGGCGAATTCGCTGTCAGAGGCTCTATTATCGACCTGTTTCCAATGGGCAGCACCACGCCATTCCGGCTCGACTTTTTCGATGACGAACTGGACAGCATTCGACTCTTTGATATTGAGACGCAGCGCTCCAGCGAACAGATAAAGTCCATCGATTTATTACCCGCTCATGAGTTCCCAACCAACGACGAAGACATTGAACGTTTTCGTATTGCATATCGGGAAACCTTTGGTGCGAGCAGCGAACAAGACTCCGTTTATATGCAGGTAACCAGGGGCAACTGGCCTGCCGGTATTGAGTATTACCTGCCGCTATTTTACGAAGAAATTGCGACCATATTTGATTACCTCCCAGAACAAGCCGTGTTTATGCACCTGGGTGACATCGAACAGGCTGCCTCTGAGTTCTGGCTGGACGTCAATAATCGCTATGAAAACCGACGAGTTGACCCACTACGACCCCTGCTAGAACCAGTGCGCCTTTATCAAAACGTCGAAACCCTGTTTGAAGGGTTTTCGCGTTACCCCAGAATTCGCCTGAGTGAAGCAAGCCTGGGCACCAAGGCCGGGCATACCAATCTCAGCGCCAGTCTGGTGACTGATGTTCGTGTTGACCATAAACAGACTGACCCCTTTAAGCCACTGCTGGATTACATTACCGTACAGAAAAAGAATAAAGGCCGGGTGTTATTCAGTGTTGAGTCGGATGGTCGCCGCGAATCTCTGATGACCTTACTCAAACCAAGTGGCCTGAAACTCAAAGAATTTGATAATTTTGCTCATTTCGCCAGTGCGCGCAACGATGTAGGCCTGATCGTCAGTCCGCTTGAGCGCTCTGTCATGCTCGACGGAAACAAGCCTTTAAGTATTCTGACTGAGCAAGAATTGCTGGGTATTAAAGTTTCACAGCGCCGCCGTCGTAAACACAAATACGATCAAGGCCAGGATGCACTTATACGCAACCTGGCAGAGCTCAAAGAAGGCCAGCCAATTGTCCACCTGGACCATGGTGTCGGTCGATACCTTGGCCTGCAAACCATTGATGCCGCCGGTGTTGCCACAGAGTTTGTGACCATCATCTATGCCAATGATGCCAAGCTCTATGTGCCCGTATCTGCACTACACATGCTAAGCCGATATTCCGGAGGCGAAGAAGCCTCAGCTCCGTTGCATAAACTCGGCTCAGACGTCTGGGAAAAAGCCAAACGCCGCGCCGCCGAAAAAGTCCGAGATGTTGCTGCAGAGCTGCTGGACATCTACGCTAAGCGTCAAAGCAAGCCAGGTCATTTATTCAAACTCGACGGCCAGGCCTATCGCGAATTCAGCGATACTTTCCCGTTCGAAGAGACAGACGACCAACGTAACGCCATTGACGCCGTACTGGGAGATATGCAAACCCCACTTGCAATGGATCGGTTGGTGTGTGGTGACGTTGGTTTTGGTAAAACAGAAGTGGCCATGCGAGCAGCCTTTGTTGCGATAAATGACAACAAACAAGTTGCCGTGCTGGTGCCCACTACTTTGCTGGCACAGCAGCACTATGAGAACTTCCGCGACCGCTTTGCCTCCTTGCCCATTGAGGTTGGCGTATTATCCCGCTTTAACAGCACGAAAGAGCAAAAAGACACCCTCGACAAGCTTGAAAACGGCCAGCTTGATATTGTGATCGGCACCCACAAGCTGCTGCAACAAAGCATCAAGTATAGAGACCTGGGCTTATTGATTGTCGACGAAGAGCACCGCTTCGGGGTAAGACAAAAAGAAAAGATCAAACAACTGCGCGCCGACGTAGACATACTCACGCTAACAGCGACGCCCATTCCACGAACCCTGAATATGGCCATGAGTGGCATGCGTGACCTGTCTATTATTGCTACGCCACCCGCAAAACGCCTGGCAGTGAAGACCTTTGTGCAGGAGCGCAACGATGAGGTGATCCGCGAAGCCATTCTGCGGGAAATTAAACGGGGTGGTCAGGTGTACTTCTTACACAATAATGTCGAAACCATAGATAAAACGGCAGCCGACATTGCTGCACTGGTGCCTGAGGCCAGCATTGCCATCGCACATGGCCAGATGCGTGAAAAAGAACTCGAACAACTGATGAGTGACTTTTATCATCAGAAACACAATGTGCTGGTGTGTACCACCATCATAGAAACCGGTATAGATATTCCGTCTGCTAATACCATCATCATGGACCGTGCCGACAAACTGGGTCTGGCACAGATGCACCAGTTACGTGGTCGGGTTGGTCGTAGCCACCATCAGGCTTATGCCTACTTGCTGACCCGCAACAGCCAAACGCTGACCAAAGATGCCGTGAAACGGCTTCAGGCCATCGAATCACTTGAAGACCTCGGCGCCGGTTTTGCCTTGGCGACGCACGATTTGGAGATCCGGGGCGCAGGTGAACTACTGGGTGACGAACAGAGCGGTCAGATCCAGACCGTGGGCTTTACCCTCTACATGGAAATGCTTGAGCAGGCTGTACAAGCGCTCAAAGACGGTAAAGAGCCAACCCTGGAGAATCTGCTACAACAGCAAAGCGATGTGGACCTGAAAATTCCAGCGCTGCTGCCTGATGATTACATCCATGATGTGAACATGCGCCTGAGTATGTACAAGCGTATTGCCAGCGCCAATGATGAAGACACGCAGGACGAGCTGAAGGTCGAGCTGATTGACCGCTTTGGATTACTGCCGGATGCCGCGAAAAACCTCTTTAGCATTCAACTTTTGAAATCAAAAGCGGCTAAACTGGGGATCACCAAAGTGGAAGCCAACCAAAAAGGCGGCTACTTTGAGTTCAGTGCCAGTACCACGGTTAACCCGACATTCATCATTGCTCTGATACAAAGCAACCCGACTGTGTACCGCATGGAAGGTGCCAGCAAATTGCGCTTTAATATCGAAGAGAAAAATGGTCAGGAACGTTTAAAACTGGTAAATGCAATGATTGACGACTTTCAGAAAAAGGCGGTGGCATGA
- the lrp gene encoding leucine-responsive transcriptional regulator Lrp, giving the protein MHTQLDRTDRKILVELQKDGRISNVELARRIGLSATPCLERVKKLEREGYIKGYKAVVDPVKLGQGLLVFVEVTVNKNSPDVFDQFNQAVKQHDEIIECHLVSGNFDYLLKTRVTDMSEYRGVLGEILLKLPSISESRTYVVMEEVKGEQGEVIKPCAP; this is encoded by the coding sequence ATGCATACTCAGTTAGACAGAACCGATAGAAAGATTTTAGTTGAACTGCAAAAAGACGGACGAATTTCTAATGTAGAATTAGCCAGACGAATAGGGCTGAGCGCTACGCCTTGTCTGGAGCGGGTAAAAAAACTTGAACGCGAAGGCTATATAAAAGGATATAAGGCCGTTGTTGACCCGGTGAAACTGGGTCAGGGCTTGTTGGTATTCGTTGAGGTCACCGTCAATAAAAATTCGCCTGATGTATTCGATCAGTTTAATCAGGCTGTAAAGCAACATGATGAAATTATCGAATGTCACCTTGTGTCAGGTAACTTTGACTACCTGTTAAAAACCCGGGTAACGGATATGTCTGAGTATCGCGGCGTTTTAGGTGAGATACTTTTAAAATTACCCAGCATTAGTGAAAGTCGTACCTATGTTGTAATGGAAGAAGTAAAAGGGGAGCAAGGCGAAGTGATAAAACCTTGTGCACCCTAG
- a CDS encoding methyl-accepting chemotaxis protein, with product MPVKFKFKVIAVSASVLFLALLLLSLKQYFLLKDNLQQQVNDSVGEIIQGISNTVTSQMQGAINLAVLTTGLVEQSDSLKQALPLISQPKLKETFLLIGYGEDATGNYVASDPGWDPGPTWDPRVRPWFAGAKQANQLIVTAPYADSVSKEIVVSVGTPVKKGSRFHGAIFFDVSLAKLGNMINSFELFDSGFAFMVSKDGTIISHPDTKLNGQQASKFLGRTQVSQTVQEISMNNRTYLITFKDVEGLDWYVGVALEKDKVFAAVNTMAQDATLFSLIAVIAAIVVLSLVINLLLKPLEDINVAMANIAQGHADLTVRLEASNEPEFASLAENFNRFTSRLQTLIADIQQLGHEVLEDARQTSTGANQATMAIEQQLNALNTLTTATANMSSTEQQVANTAQQAADAIQNTDNLASNGETIVAESTDAITDLSAQIKRAVDVVAELEVSSSGIEQILSVINGIAEQTNLLALNAAIEAARAGESGRGFAVVADEVRTLAQRTQEATTEIKAMIDQLQSGAQSAVGVMNQSQTIVEKSVSKANDTREALDAIRQSIASIVDLNVSIANMISEQKHVVEEVNNNASQIRNLSDTVFDEAKAVDHTMQSQVEKIAKQENMLEQFRV from the coding sequence ATGCCTGTGAAGTTCAAATTTAAGGTAATAGCCGTTTCAGCCTCAGTGCTCTTTCTGGCCCTGTTATTACTATCACTTAAACAGTATTTTTTACTGAAAGATAATTTACAACAACAAGTCAATGATAGTGTAGGAGAAATCATTCAGGGGATCAGTAACACTGTGACCTCGCAGATGCAAGGTGCCATTAATTTGGCGGTACTGACCACCGGGCTGGTGGAACAAAGCGATTCACTTAAACAAGCCCTGCCCTTGATCTCGCAACCAAAATTAAAAGAAACATTTCTGTTGATTGGCTATGGTGAAGATGCTACCGGAAACTATGTTGCAAGCGATCCAGGGTGGGATCCAGGACCAACCTGGGATCCTCGAGTGCGTCCATGGTTTGCCGGTGCTAAACAGGCTAATCAACTGATTGTGACTGCACCTTATGCCGATTCAGTGAGTAAAGAAATTGTGGTATCTGTCGGCACACCCGTTAAAAAAGGCAGCCGCTTCCATGGCGCTATCTTCTTTGATGTCAGTCTCGCCAAACTCGGTAATATGATCAATTCTTTTGAACTATTTGACTCCGGCTTTGCGTTTATGGTGAGTAAAGATGGCACCATTATTTCGCACCCGGATACCAAGTTAAATGGCCAGCAAGCAAGTAAATTTTTAGGTCGGACCCAGGTGTCTCAAACAGTGCAAGAAATCAGTATGAATAACCGCACCTATTTGATCACCTTTAAGGACGTCGAAGGTTTGGACTGGTATGTGGGTGTCGCACTCGAAAAAGACAAGGTATTTGCTGCTGTCAATACGATGGCTCAGGATGCCACTTTGTTCTCACTCATCGCGGTAATTGCAGCCATTGTTGTATTATCCTTGGTTATTAACTTGCTTCTTAAGCCCCTTGAAGACATCAATGTTGCGATGGCTAACATTGCCCAGGGGCACGCTGATTTGACAGTTCGCCTTGAGGCCTCTAACGAGCCCGAGTTTGCATCACTGGCTGAAAACTTCAACCGCTTTACTTCCCGGCTGCAAACGCTCATTGCCGATATTCAGCAGCTTGGACACGAGGTATTGGAAGATGCCCGACAAACTTCGACAGGGGCCAATCAGGCCACCATGGCCATAGAGCAGCAGCTTAACGCACTCAATACTTTAACGACTGCCACAGCGAACATGTCAAGCACAGAACAACAAGTTGCAAACACAGCACAACAGGCAGCCGACGCTATTCAAAACACCGACAACCTCGCCAGCAACGGAGAAACCATAGTGGCAGAATCAACCGACGCCATTACGGATTTATCGGCACAAATCAAACGCGCTGTGGATGTTGTCGCTGAACTCGAAGTATCGTCTTCAGGCATAGAGCAGATATTATCCGTCATCAATGGGATTGCCGAGCAAACCAACTTGTTAGCGCTCAACGCTGCAATTGAAGCCGCACGGGCTGGCGAATCTGGTCGTGGTTTTGCGGTGGTTGCCGACGAAGTAAGAACCCTGGCACAACGCACACAAGAAGCAACAACCGAAATCAAAGCCATGATAGATCAGCTGCAAAGCGGTGCTCAAAGTGCGGTTGGTGTTATGAACCAAAGTCAGACCATAGTTGAAAAATCGGTCAGCAAAGCCAATGACACCCGGGAAGCACTGGACGCTATTCGTCAGTCTATTGCCAGCATTGTCGATTTAAATGTCAGTATCGCTAATATGATCAGCGAGCAGAAACACGTAGTAGAAGAAGTCAATAACAATGCTTCTCAAATCCGTAACCTGTCTGACACTGTGTTTGATGAAGCCAAAGCAGTTGATCACACAATGCAGTCTCAGGTAGAAAAAATTGCTAAGCAGGAAAATATGTTAGAACAGTTCAGAGTGTAA